Proteins found in one Pieris napi chromosome 11, ilPieNapi1.2, whole genome shotgun sequence genomic segment:
- the LOC125053723 gene encoding interferon-inducible double-stranded RNA-dependent protein kinase activator A homolog isoform X3 has product MMDGGVVHPHPGVVHGGMPGLVHGMPVHGGGPDGEHAPHGPRRRYQNRPKPPNNLERLPLDEAAKREMESLPMKTPVSVLQELLARRGTVPKYELVQIEGMIHEPTFRYRVTVADLVAMGTGRSKKEAKHSAAKALLDKLTGAAPADQNTNGNIPETGAVVSSFEDKLLGNPVGWLQELCMSRFWPPPSYHAENDDNVNRRMFCLPHERQFTIICTLLKRREVGTGKSKKLAKRQAAYKMWQALQDNPPDTFQPEEEGGVASRYADLKDSKISTLTTSHSHKVSQFHKHLKQSVGPNLAKLQVTPLNNKDFNFVKFLQEIATEQSFEVTYVDIEEKSMAGRCQCLVQLSTLPVAVCYGSGLTSKDAQSSAAHNALEYLKIMNKK; this is encoded by the exons ATG ATGGACGGAGGTGTTGTGCACCCTCATCCAGGGGTGGTACATGGTGGTATGCCTGGTTTAGTCCATGGTATGCCAGTGCATGGAGGTGGACCTGATGGGGAGCATGCCCCTCATGGTCCAAGGCGTCGGTACCAAAACAGACCTAAGCCACCAAACAATTTGGAAAGGCTACCATTAGATGAAGCAGCTAAGAgg GAGATGGAGTCCTTGCCAATGAAGACACCAGTGTCAGTTCTTCAAGAATTGCTTGCCCGCCGAGGAACAGTTCCAAAATATGAGTTAGTGCAGATTGAGGGCATGATTCATGAACCAACCTTCAGATACCGGGTCACTGTTGCCGATTTAGTTG CAATGGGCACAGGCAGATCGAAAAAGGAGGCAAAACACTCGGCAGCAAAGGCACTTCTTGATAAATTGACAGGTGCAGCACCTGCTGATCAGAACACTAATGGCAATATACCAGAGAC GGGTGCAGTTGTGTCTTCATTTGAAGACAAATTATTGGGTAACCCTGTGGGATGGCTTCAGGAGTTGTGCATGTCTCGGTTCTGGCCTCCGCCATCATACCATGCAGAGAATGATGACAACGTTAATAGACGTATGTTTT gtCTGCCGCACGAGCGCCAATTTACGATTATATGCACTTTACTGAAACGTCGTGAAGTTGGTACAGGCAAATCTAAGAAATTGGCCAAAAGACAAGCTGCTTACAAGATGTGGCAGGCACTTCAAGATAACCCACCTGATACTTTCCAACCCGAGGAAGAG GGTGGTGTCGCATCACGTTATGCCGACTTGAAAGATAGTAAAATCTCCACATTAACCACAAGTCACAGCCACAAGGTGTCGCAGTTTCACAAACACCTGAAACAGTCTGTCGGGCCCAACCTGGCCAAGTTGCAG GTTACCCCGCTGAACAACAAAGACTTCAACTTTGTGAAGTTCCTTCAAGAGATAGCCACGGAGCAGTCCTTTGAAGTGACTTATGTGGACATAGAAGAGAAGTCGATGGCGGGTCGCTGCCAATGCCTCGTCCAGCTCTCGACTCTTCCTGTCGCCGTCTGCTACGGGTCGGGGCTCACCAGCAAAGATGCCCAGTCTTCGGCAGCTCACAACGCCCTCGAGTACCTCAAAATCATGAACAAGAAGTGA
- the LOC125053723 gene encoding interferon-inducible double-stranded RNA-dependent protein kinase activator A homolog isoform X6, producing the protein MMDGGVVHPHPGVVHGGMPGLVHGMPVHGGGPDGEHAPHGPRRRYQNRPKPPNNLERLPLDEAAKREMESLPMKTPVSVLQELLARRGTVPKYELVQIEGMIHEPTFRYRVTVADLVAMGTGRSKKEAKHSAAKALLDKLTGAAPADQNTNGNIPETGAVVSSFEDKLLGNPVGWLQELCMSRFWPPPSYHAENDDNVNRRLPHERQFTIICTLLKRREVGTGKSKKLAKRQAAYKMWQALQDNPPDTFQPEEEGGVASRYADLKDSKISTLTTSHSHKVSQFHKHLKQSVGPNLAKLQVTPLNNKDFNFVKFLQEIATEQSFEVTYVDIEEKSMAGRCQCLVQLSTLPVAVCYGSGLTSKDAQSSAAHNALEYLKIMNKK; encoded by the exons ATG ATGGACGGAGGTGTTGTGCACCCTCATCCAGGGGTGGTACATGGTGGTATGCCTGGTTTAGTCCATGGTATGCCAGTGCATGGAGGTGGACCTGATGGGGAGCATGCCCCTCATGGTCCAAGGCGTCGGTACCAAAACAGACCTAAGCCACCAAACAATTTGGAAAGGCTACCATTAGATGAAGCAGCTAAGAgg GAGATGGAGTCCTTGCCAATGAAGACACCAGTGTCAGTTCTTCAAGAATTGCTTGCCCGCCGAGGAACAGTTCCAAAATATGAGTTAGTGCAGATTGAGGGCATGATTCATGAACCAACCTTCAGATACCGGGTCACTGTTGCCGATTTAGTTG CAATGGGCACAGGCAGATCGAAAAAGGAGGCAAAACACTCGGCAGCAAAGGCACTTCTTGATAAATTGACAGGTGCAGCACCTGCTGATCAGAACACTAATGGCAATATACCAGAGAC GGGTGCAGTTGTGTCTTCATTTGAAGACAAATTATTGGGTAACCCTGTGGGATGGCTTCAGGAGTTGTGCATGTCTCGGTTCTGGCCTCCGCCATCATACCATGCAGAGAATGATGACAACGTTAATAGAC gtCTGCCGCACGAGCGCCAATTTACGATTATATGCACTTTACTGAAACGTCGTGAAGTTGGTACAGGCAAATCTAAGAAATTGGCCAAAAGACAAGCTGCTTACAAGATGTGGCAGGCACTTCAAGATAACCCACCTGATACTTTCCAACCCGAGGAAGAG GGTGGTGTCGCATCACGTTATGCCGACTTGAAAGATAGTAAAATCTCCACATTAACCACAAGTCACAGCCACAAGGTGTCGCAGTTTCACAAACACCTGAAACAGTCTGTCGGGCCCAACCTGGCCAAGTTGCAG GTTACCCCGCTGAACAACAAAGACTTCAACTTTGTGAAGTTCCTTCAAGAGATAGCCACGGAGCAGTCCTTTGAAGTGACTTATGTGGACATAGAAGAGAAGTCGATGGCGGGTCGCTGCCAATGCCTCGTCCAGCTCTCGACTCTTCCTGTCGCCGTCTGCTACGGGTCGGGGCTCACCAGCAAAGATGCCCAGTCTTCGGCAGCTCACAACGCCCTCGAGTACCTCAAAATCATGAACAAGAAGTGA
- the LOC125053723 gene encoding interferon-inducible double-stranded RNA-dependent protein kinase activator A homolog isoform X4: protein MINSYIQMDGGVVHPHPGVVHGGMPGLVHGMPVHGGGPDGEHAPHGPRRRYQNRPKPPNNLERLPLDEAAKREMESLPMKTPVSVLQELLARRGTVPKYELVQIEGMIHEPTFRYRVTVADLVAMGTGRSKKEAKHSAAKALLDKLTGAAPADQNTNGNIPETGAVVSSFEDKLLGNPVGWLQELCMSRFWPPPSYHAENDDNVNRRMFCLPHERQFTIICTLLKRREVGTGKSKKLAKRQAAYKMWQALQDNPPDTFQPEEEVTPLNNKDFNFVKFLQEIATEQSFEVTYVDIEEKSMAGRCQCLVQLSTLPVAVCYGSGLTSKDAQSSAAHNALEYLKIMNKK from the exons AtgataaatagttatattcaG ATGGACGGAGGTGTTGTGCACCCTCATCCAGGGGTGGTACATGGTGGTATGCCTGGTTTAGTCCATGGTATGCCAGTGCATGGAGGTGGACCTGATGGGGAGCATGCCCCTCATGGTCCAAGGCGTCGGTACCAAAACAGACCTAAGCCACCAAACAATTTGGAAAGGCTACCATTAGATGAAGCAGCTAAGAgg GAGATGGAGTCCTTGCCAATGAAGACACCAGTGTCAGTTCTTCAAGAATTGCTTGCCCGCCGAGGAACAGTTCCAAAATATGAGTTAGTGCAGATTGAGGGCATGATTCATGAACCAACCTTCAGATACCGGGTCACTGTTGCCGATTTAGTTG CAATGGGCACAGGCAGATCGAAAAAGGAGGCAAAACACTCGGCAGCAAAGGCACTTCTTGATAAATTGACAGGTGCAGCACCTGCTGATCAGAACACTAATGGCAATATACCAGAGAC GGGTGCAGTTGTGTCTTCATTTGAAGACAAATTATTGGGTAACCCTGTGGGATGGCTTCAGGAGTTGTGCATGTCTCGGTTCTGGCCTCCGCCATCATACCATGCAGAGAATGATGACAACGTTAATAGACGTATGTTTT gtCTGCCGCACGAGCGCCAATTTACGATTATATGCACTTTACTGAAACGTCGTGAAGTTGGTACAGGCAAATCTAAGAAATTGGCCAAAAGACAAGCTGCTTACAAGATGTGGCAGGCACTTCAAGATAACCCACCTGATACTTTCCAACCCGAGGAAGAG GTTACCCCGCTGAACAACAAAGACTTCAACTTTGTGAAGTTCCTTCAAGAGATAGCCACGGAGCAGTCCTTTGAAGTGACTTATGTGGACATAGAAGAGAAGTCGATGGCGGGTCGCTGCCAATGCCTCGTCCAGCTCTCGACTCTTCCTGTCGCCGTCTGCTACGGGTCGGGGCTCACCAGCAAAGATGCCCAGTCTTCGGCAGCTCACAACGCCCTCGAGTACCTCAAAATCATGAACAAGAAGTGA
- the LOC125053723 gene encoding interferon-inducible double-stranded RNA-dependent protein kinase activator A homolog isoform X2, with protein MINSYIQMDGGVVHPHPGVVHGGMPGLVHGMPVHGGGPDGEHAPHGPRRRYQNRPKPPNNLERLPLDEAAKREMESLPMKTPVSVLQELLARRGTVPKYELVQIEGMIHEPTFRYRVTVADLVAMGTGRSKKEAKHSAAKALLDKLTGAAPADQNTNGNIPETGAVVSSFEDKLLGNPVGWLQELCMSRFWPPPSYHAENDDNVNRRLPHERQFTIICTLLKRREVGTGKSKKLAKRQAAYKMWQALQDNPPDTFQPEEEGGVASRYADLKDSKISTLTTSHSHKVSQFHKHLKQSVGPNLAKLQVTPLNNKDFNFVKFLQEIATEQSFEVTYVDIEEKSMAGRCQCLVQLSTLPVAVCYGSGLTSKDAQSSAAHNALEYLKIMNKK; from the exons AtgataaatagttatattcaG ATGGACGGAGGTGTTGTGCACCCTCATCCAGGGGTGGTACATGGTGGTATGCCTGGTTTAGTCCATGGTATGCCAGTGCATGGAGGTGGACCTGATGGGGAGCATGCCCCTCATGGTCCAAGGCGTCGGTACCAAAACAGACCTAAGCCACCAAACAATTTGGAAAGGCTACCATTAGATGAAGCAGCTAAGAgg GAGATGGAGTCCTTGCCAATGAAGACACCAGTGTCAGTTCTTCAAGAATTGCTTGCCCGCCGAGGAACAGTTCCAAAATATGAGTTAGTGCAGATTGAGGGCATGATTCATGAACCAACCTTCAGATACCGGGTCACTGTTGCCGATTTAGTTG CAATGGGCACAGGCAGATCGAAAAAGGAGGCAAAACACTCGGCAGCAAAGGCACTTCTTGATAAATTGACAGGTGCAGCACCTGCTGATCAGAACACTAATGGCAATATACCAGAGAC GGGTGCAGTTGTGTCTTCATTTGAAGACAAATTATTGGGTAACCCTGTGGGATGGCTTCAGGAGTTGTGCATGTCTCGGTTCTGGCCTCCGCCATCATACCATGCAGAGAATGATGACAACGTTAATAGAC gtCTGCCGCACGAGCGCCAATTTACGATTATATGCACTTTACTGAAACGTCGTGAAGTTGGTACAGGCAAATCTAAGAAATTGGCCAAAAGACAAGCTGCTTACAAGATGTGGCAGGCACTTCAAGATAACCCACCTGATACTTTCCAACCCGAGGAAGAG GGTGGTGTCGCATCACGTTATGCCGACTTGAAAGATAGTAAAATCTCCACATTAACCACAAGTCACAGCCACAAGGTGTCGCAGTTTCACAAACACCTGAAACAGTCTGTCGGGCCCAACCTGGCCAAGTTGCAG GTTACCCCGCTGAACAACAAAGACTTCAACTTTGTGAAGTTCCTTCAAGAGATAGCCACGGAGCAGTCCTTTGAAGTGACTTATGTGGACATAGAAGAGAAGTCGATGGCGGGTCGCTGCCAATGCCTCGTCCAGCTCTCGACTCTTCCTGTCGCCGTCTGCTACGGGTCGGGGCTCACCAGCAAAGATGCCCAGTCTTCGGCAGCTCACAACGCCCTCGAGTACCTCAAAATCATGAACAAGAAGTGA
- the LOC125053723 gene encoding interferon-inducible double-stranded RNA-dependent protein kinase activator A homolog isoform X5, giving the protein MINSYIQMDGGVVHPHPGVVHGGMPGLVHGMPVHGGGPDGEHAPHGPRRRYQNRPKPPNNLERLPLDEAAKREMESLPMKTPVSVLQELLARRGTVPKYELVQIEGMIHEPTFRYRVTVADLVAMGTGRSKKEAKHSAAKALLDKLTGAAPADQNTNGNIPETGAVVSSFEDKLLGNPVGWLQELCMSRFWPPPSYHAENDDNVNRRLPHERQFTIICTLLKRREVGTGKSKKLAKRQAAYKMWQALQDNPPDTFQPEEEVTPLNNKDFNFVKFLQEIATEQSFEVTYVDIEEKSMAGRCQCLVQLSTLPVAVCYGSGLTSKDAQSSAAHNALEYLKIMNKK; this is encoded by the exons AtgataaatagttatattcaG ATGGACGGAGGTGTTGTGCACCCTCATCCAGGGGTGGTACATGGTGGTATGCCTGGTTTAGTCCATGGTATGCCAGTGCATGGAGGTGGACCTGATGGGGAGCATGCCCCTCATGGTCCAAGGCGTCGGTACCAAAACAGACCTAAGCCACCAAACAATTTGGAAAGGCTACCATTAGATGAAGCAGCTAAGAgg GAGATGGAGTCCTTGCCAATGAAGACACCAGTGTCAGTTCTTCAAGAATTGCTTGCCCGCCGAGGAACAGTTCCAAAATATGAGTTAGTGCAGATTGAGGGCATGATTCATGAACCAACCTTCAGATACCGGGTCACTGTTGCCGATTTAGTTG CAATGGGCACAGGCAGATCGAAAAAGGAGGCAAAACACTCGGCAGCAAAGGCACTTCTTGATAAATTGACAGGTGCAGCACCTGCTGATCAGAACACTAATGGCAATATACCAGAGAC GGGTGCAGTTGTGTCTTCATTTGAAGACAAATTATTGGGTAACCCTGTGGGATGGCTTCAGGAGTTGTGCATGTCTCGGTTCTGGCCTCCGCCATCATACCATGCAGAGAATGATGACAACGTTAATAGAC gtCTGCCGCACGAGCGCCAATTTACGATTATATGCACTTTACTGAAACGTCGTGAAGTTGGTACAGGCAAATCTAAGAAATTGGCCAAAAGACAAGCTGCTTACAAGATGTGGCAGGCACTTCAAGATAACCCACCTGATACTTTCCAACCCGAGGAAGAG GTTACCCCGCTGAACAACAAAGACTTCAACTTTGTGAAGTTCCTTCAAGAGATAGCCACGGAGCAGTCCTTTGAAGTGACTTATGTGGACATAGAAGAGAAGTCGATGGCGGGTCGCTGCCAATGCCTCGTCCAGCTCTCGACTCTTCCTGTCGCCGTCTGCTACGGGTCGGGGCTCACCAGCAAAGATGCCCAGTCTTCGGCAGCTCACAACGCCCTCGAGTACCTCAAAATCATGAACAAGAAGTGA
- the LOC125053723 gene encoding interferon-inducible double-stranded RNA-dependent protein kinase activator A homolog isoform X1: MINSYIQMDGGVVHPHPGVVHGGMPGLVHGMPVHGGGPDGEHAPHGPRRRYQNRPKPPNNLERLPLDEAAKREMESLPMKTPVSVLQELLARRGTVPKYELVQIEGMIHEPTFRYRVTVADLVAMGTGRSKKEAKHSAAKALLDKLTGAAPADQNTNGNIPETGAVVSSFEDKLLGNPVGWLQELCMSRFWPPPSYHAENDDNVNRRMFCLPHERQFTIICTLLKRREVGTGKSKKLAKRQAAYKMWQALQDNPPDTFQPEEEGGVASRYADLKDSKISTLTTSHSHKVSQFHKHLKQSVGPNLAKLQVTPLNNKDFNFVKFLQEIATEQSFEVTYVDIEEKSMAGRCQCLVQLSTLPVAVCYGSGLTSKDAQSSAAHNALEYLKIMNKK, encoded by the exons AtgataaatagttatattcaG ATGGACGGAGGTGTTGTGCACCCTCATCCAGGGGTGGTACATGGTGGTATGCCTGGTTTAGTCCATGGTATGCCAGTGCATGGAGGTGGACCTGATGGGGAGCATGCCCCTCATGGTCCAAGGCGTCGGTACCAAAACAGACCTAAGCCACCAAACAATTTGGAAAGGCTACCATTAGATGAAGCAGCTAAGAgg GAGATGGAGTCCTTGCCAATGAAGACACCAGTGTCAGTTCTTCAAGAATTGCTTGCCCGCCGAGGAACAGTTCCAAAATATGAGTTAGTGCAGATTGAGGGCATGATTCATGAACCAACCTTCAGATACCGGGTCACTGTTGCCGATTTAGTTG CAATGGGCACAGGCAGATCGAAAAAGGAGGCAAAACACTCGGCAGCAAAGGCACTTCTTGATAAATTGACAGGTGCAGCACCTGCTGATCAGAACACTAATGGCAATATACCAGAGAC GGGTGCAGTTGTGTCTTCATTTGAAGACAAATTATTGGGTAACCCTGTGGGATGGCTTCAGGAGTTGTGCATGTCTCGGTTCTGGCCTCCGCCATCATACCATGCAGAGAATGATGACAACGTTAATAGACGTATGTTTT gtCTGCCGCACGAGCGCCAATTTACGATTATATGCACTTTACTGAAACGTCGTGAAGTTGGTACAGGCAAATCTAAGAAATTGGCCAAAAGACAAGCTGCTTACAAGATGTGGCAGGCACTTCAAGATAACCCACCTGATACTTTCCAACCCGAGGAAGAG GGTGGTGTCGCATCACGTTATGCCGACTTGAAAGATAGTAAAATCTCCACATTAACCACAAGTCACAGCCACAAGGTGTCGCAGTTTCACAAACACCTGAAACAGTCTGTCGGGCCCAACCTGGCCAAGTTGCAG GTTACCCCGCTGAACAACAAAGACTTCAACTTTGTGAAGTTCCTTCAAGAGATAGCCACGGAGCAGTCCTTTGAAGTGACTTATGTGGACATAGAAGAGAAGTCGATGGCGGGTCGCTGCCAATGCCTCGTCCAGCTCTCGACTCTTCCTGTCGCCGTCTGCTACGGGTCGGGGCTCACCAGCAAAGATGCCCAGTCTTCGGCAGCTCACAACGCCCTCGAGTACCTCAAAATCATGAACAAGAAGTGA